A genomic stretch from Prionailurus bengalensis isolate Pbe53 chromosome E2, Fcat_Pben_1.1_paternal_pri, whole genome shotgun sequence includes:
- the PLEKHA4 gene encoding pleckstrin homology domain-containing family A member 4 isoform X1 gives MEEGRPRSRLSLASSVSTISSLGSLSTKKPTRAVSKVHAFGKRGNALRRDPNLPVHIRGWLHKQDSSGLRLWKRRWFVLSGHCLFYYKDSREESVLGSVLLPSYSIRPDGPGAPRGRRFTFTAEHPGMRTYVLAADTLEDLRGWLRALGRASRAEGDDCGRPRSPALPQPGEGPGGPGGPPEVSRGEERHSLESPEVARLSRGRGRPGLLTPSPTADLQSGPRIRRTRSPDLFTPLSRPPSPLSLPRPRSAPARRPPPTSGDIAPLARPHTPLSRIDVRPALDWGPQRQTLSRPPTPRRGPSSEAGGGRPPRSPQHWSQEARTQVSREAPSGSTYLQLPPRAPGTRASMVLLPGPPLDSAFHQSLETDTLLTKLCGQDRLLRRLQEEIDQRQEEKEQLEAALELTRQQLSQTTREAAAPGRAWGRQRLLQDRLVSVRATLCHLTQERERVWDTYNSLEQELGSLRETLEYLLHLGSPQDRASAQQQLWMVEDTLAGLGGPQKPPPNAEPDSPSPALQGEESSERESLPESLEPSSSRSPEADWGRPPGGDRDLPSPRPGLGSPRVSRASSPESRRPVSPPPGTKAPLARPRMSAQEQMERIRRNQEFGRPLPRPASPRHLTLGRTLSPARRQPDREQRPVQGHSGAPKWLRSSGSWSSPRTTTPYLPTSEGHRERVLSLSQALATEASQWHRMMTGGHLDSRGDPLPPAAPPPSDPTPQVTSPPRSPVANSSNSSSAGCSHRGSGRGAGPASWEPTWESGTAPPALTQEEGAWPLRVTLLQSSF, from the exons ATGGAGGAGGGCAGACCCCGGAGCCGCCTCAGCCTGGCCAGCAGCGTCTCCACCATCTCCTCCCTGGGCAGCCTGAGCACCAAG aAGCCTACCCGGGCAGTAAGCAAGGTGCACGCCTTCGGGAAGAGAGGCAATGCACTCAGAAGGGACCCCAACCTCCCGGTGCACATCCGAGGCTGGCTTCATAAGCAG GACAGCTCCGGGCTGCGCCTCTGGAAACGCCGCTGGTTCGTCCTCTCCGGCCATTGCCTCTTCTATTACAAGG ACAGCCGCGAGGAGAGCGTCCTGGGCAGCGTCCTGCTGCCAAGCTACAGTATCAGGCCAGATGGGCCAGGAGCCCCCCGAGGGCGGCGCTTCACCTTCACC GCAGAGCACCCAGGCATGAGGACCTATGTTCTGGCCGCTGACACGCTGGAGGACCTGCGGGGCTGGCTGAGGGCGCTGGGCCGGGCCTCTCGCGCCGAGGGGGACGATTG CGGGCGACCCAGGTCACCTGCACTTCCCCAGCCGGGAGAGGGCCCTGGCGGCCCCGGTGGCCCCCCGGAGGtgagcagaggggaagagaggcacAGCTTAGAATCCCCGGAGGTGGCTCGGCTGTCCAGAGGTCGCGGACGACCTGGGCTGCTCACTCCCAGCCCCACAGCCGACCTCCAGTCTGGACCTCGGATCCGGAGGACTAGGAGCCCCGA CCTGTTCACACCCCTCTCTCGCCCTCCAtcccctctgagcctcccccGGCCCCGTTCTGCTCCTGCGCGCAGACCCCCTCCGACCTCGGGTGACATAGCACCTCTTGCCAGACCCCATACCCCTCTGAGTCGCATCGATGTCCGGCCTGCCCTGGATTGGGGCCCCCAGCGCCAGACACTCTCTAGGCCCCCCACTCCCCGGAGAGGACCTTCCTctgaggctgggggaggaagACCCCCCAGGAGTCCCCAGCACtggagtcaggaggccagaaCACAGGTCAGCAGAGAG GCCCCCTCTGGCTCCACGTATCTCCAGCTCCCCCCGAGAGCTCCCGGGACCCGGGCTTCCATGGTTTTATTG ccGGGTCCCCCCCTAGACTCAGCTTTTCACCAAAGCTTGGAGACAGAT ACCCTGTTGACCAAGTTGTGTGGGCAGGACCGGCTCCTGAGGAGGCTACAGGAGGAGATAGACCAGAGGCAAGAGGAGAAG GAGCAGCTAGAAGCAGCCTTGGAGTTGACCAGGCAGCAGCTGAGCCAAACAACCAGGGAGGCCGCGGCTCCAGGGAGGGCCTGGGGGCGCCAGCGCCTCCTGCAGGACCGACTGGTCAGTGTGAGGGCCACTCTGTGTCACCTGACTCAG GAGCGAGAGCGGGTTTGGGACACATACAACAGCCTGGAACAGGAACTGGGCAGCTTGAGAGAGACTCTGGAGTACCTGCTGCACCTTGGTTCCCCCCAG GACAGAGCATCTGCTCAGCAGCAACTATGGATGGTGGAAGACACGCTGGCAGGTCTGGGGGGCCCCCAGAAACCACCCCCCAACGCTGAACCTGACTCCCCATCCCCTGCACTGCAAGGCGAGGAGTCCTCAGAGAGGGAG AGCCTGCCTGAGTCCTTGGAACCGAGCTCATCCAGGTCCCCTGAGGCCGACTGGGGGCGGCCGCCCGGGGGTGACAGAGACCTCCCCAGCCCTCGCCCAG GTCTTGGATCGCCGAGGGTCTCCCGGGCCTCCAGCCCTGAGAGTCGTCGTCCTGTTTCCCCACCGCCAGGAACCAAG GCCCCCCTCGCCCGGCCTCGGATGAGTGCCCAAGAGCAGATGGAGAGAATACGCAGAAACCAGGAGTTTGGACGGCCTCTCCCTCGCCCTGCTTCCCCCCGGCACCTCACTCTGGGGAGAACACTGTCCCCAGCCAGACGCCAGCCTGACAGAGAACAAAGG CCTGTCCAGGGAcactcaggagcccccaaatGGCTCAGAAGCTCTGGATCCTGGAGCAG tcCGAGGACCACCACCCCTTATTTGCCAACATCCGAAGGTCACCGGGAGAGAGTCCTCAGCCTCTCTCAAGCTCTGGCCACTGAGGCGTCGCAGTGGCACAGAATGATGACAg GTGGACATTTGGACTCCCGAGGAGACCCTCTTCCCCCCGCGGCACCGCCTCCGTCAGA
- the PLEKHA4 gene encoding pleckstrin homology domain-containing family A member 4 isoform X3 yields MEEGRPRSRLSLASSVSTISSLGSLSTKKPTRAVSKVHAFGKRGNALRRDPNLPVHIRGWLHKQDSSGLRLWKRRWFVLSGHCLFYYKDSREESVLGSVLLPSYSIRPDGPGAPRGRRFTFTAEHPGMRTYVLAADTLEDLRGWLRALGRASRAEGDDCGRPRSPALPQPGEGPGGPGGPPEVSRGEERHSLESPEVARLSRGRGRPGLLTPSPTADLQSGPRIRRTRSPDLFTPLSRPPSPLSLPRPRSAPARRPPPTSGDIAPLARPHTPLSRIDVRPALDWGPQRQTLSRPPTPRRGPSSEAGGGRPPRSPQHWSQEARTQVSREAPSGSTYLQLPPRAPGTRASMVLLTLLTKLCGQDRLLRRLQEEIDQRQEEKEQLEAALELTRQQLSQTTREAAAPGRAWGRQRLLQDRLVSVRATLCHLTQERERVWDTYNSLEQELGSLRETLEYLLHLGSPQDRASAQQQLWMVEDTLAGLGGPQKPPPNAEPDSPSPALQGEESSERESLPESLEPSSSRSPEADWGRPPGGDRDLPSPRPGLGSPRVSRASSPESRRPVSPPPGTKAPLARPRMSAQEQMERIRRNQEFGRPLPRPASPRHLTLGRTLSPARRQPDREQRPVQGHSGAPKWLRSSGSWSSPRTTTPYLPTSEGHRERVLSLSQALATEASQWHRMMTGGHLDSRGDPLPPAAPPPSDPTPQVTSPPRSPVANSSNSSSAGCSHRGSGRGAGPASWEPTWESGTAPPALTQEEGAWPLRVTLLQSSF; encoded by the exons ATGGAGGAGGGCAGACCCCGGAGCCGCCTCAGCCTGGCCAGCAGCGTCTCCACCATCTCCTCCCTGGGCAGCCTGAGCACCAAG aAGCCTACCCGGGCAGTAAGCAAGGTGCACGCCTTCGGGAAGAGAGGCAATGCACTCAGAAGGGACCCCAACCTCCCGGTGCACATCCGAGGCTGGCTTCATAAGCAG GACAGCTCCGGGCTGCGCCTCTGGAAACGCCGCTGGTTCGTCCTCTCCGGCCATTGCCTCTTCTATTACAAGG ACAGCCGCGAGGAGAGCGTCCTGGGCAGCGTCCTGCTGCCAAGCTACAGTATCAGGCCAGATGGGCCAGGAGCCCCCCGAGGGCGGCGCTTCACCTTCACC GCAGAGCACCCAGGCATGAGGACCTATGTTCTGGCCGCTGACACGCTGGAGGACCTGCGGGGCTGGCTGAGGGCGCTGGGCCGGGCCTCTCGCGCCGAGGGGGACGATTG CGGGCGACCCAGGTCACCTGCACTTCCCCAGCCGGGAGAGGGCCCTGGCGGCCCCGGTGGCCCCCCGGAGGtgagcagaggggaagagaggcacAGCTTAGAATCCCCGGAGGTGGCTCGGCTGTCCAGAGGTCGCGGACGACCTGGGCTGCTCACTCCCAGCCCCACAGCCGACCTCCAGTCTGGACCTCGGATCCGGAGGACTAGGAGCCCCGA CCTGTTCACACCCCTCTCTCGCCCTCCAtcccctctgagcctcccccGGCCCCGTTCTGCTCCTGCGCGCAGACCCCCTCCGACCTCGGGTGACATAGCACCTCTTGCCAGACCCCATACCCCTCTGAGTCGCATCGATGTCCGGCCTGCCCTGGATTGGGGCCCCCAGCGCCAGACACTCTCTAGGCCCCCCACTCCCCGGAGAGGACCTTCCTctgaggctgggggaggaagACCCCCCAGGAGTCCCCAGCACtggagtcaggaggccagaaCACAGGTCAGCAGAGAG GCCCCCTCTGGCTCCACGTATCTCCAGCTCCCCCCGAGAGCTCCCGGGACCCGGGCTTCCATGGTTTTATTG ACCCTGTTGACCAAGTTGTGTGGGCAGGACCGGCTCCTGAGGAGGCTACAGGAGGAGATAGACCAGAGGCAAGAGGAGAAG GAGCAGCTAGAAGCAGCCTTGGAGTTGACCAGGCAGCAGCTGAGCCAAACAACCAGGGAGGCCGCGGCTCCAGGGAGGGCCTGGGGGCGCCAGCGCCTCCTGCAGGACCGACTGGTCAGTGTGAGGGCCACTCTGTGTCACCTGACTCAG GAGCGAGAGCGGGTTTGGGACACATACAACAGCCTGGAACAGGAACTGGGCAGCTTGAGAGAGACTCTGGAGTACCTGCTGCACCTTGGTTCCCCCCAG GACAGAGCATCTGCTCAGCAGCAACTATGGATGGTGGAAGACACGCTGGCAGGTCTGGGGGGCCCCCAGAAACCACCCCCCAACGCTGAACCTGACTCCCCATCCCCTGCACTGCAAGGCGAGGAGTCCTCAGAGAGGGAG AGCCTGCCTGAGTCCTTGGAACCGAGCTCATCCAGGTCCCCTGAGGCCGACTGGGGGCGGCCGCCCGGGGGTGACAGAGACCTCCCCAGCCCTCGCCCAG GTCTTGGATCGCCGAGGGTCTCCCGGGCCTCCAGCCCTGAGAGTCGTCGTCCTGTTTCCCCACCGCCAGGAACCAAG GCCCCCCTCGCCCGGCCTCGGATGAGTGCCCAAGAGCAGATGGAGAGAATACGCAGAAACCAGGAGTTTGGACGGCCTCTCCCTCGCCCTGCTTCCCCCCGGCACCTCACTCTGGGGAGAACACTGTCCCCAGCCAGACGCCAGCCTGACAGAGAACAAAGG CCTGTCCAGGGAcactcaggagcccccaaatGGCTCAGAAGCTCTGGATCCTGGAGCAG tcCGAGGACCACCACCCCTTATTTGCCAACATCCGAAGGTCACCGGGAGAGAGTCCTCAGCCTCTCTCAAGCTCTGGCCACTGAGGCGTCGCAGTGGCACAGAATGATGACAg GTGGACATTTGGACTCCCGAGGAGACCCTCTTCCCCCCGCGGCACCGCCTCCGTCAGA
- the PLEKHA4 gene encoding pleckstrin homology domain-containing family A member 4 isoform X2 encodes MEEGRPRSRLSLASSVSTISSLGSLSTKKPTRAVSKVHAFGKRGNALRRDPNLPVHIRGWLHKQDSSGLRLWKRRWFVLSGHCLFYYKDSREESVLGSVLLPSYSIRPDGPGAPRGRRFTFTAEHPGMRTYVLAADTLEDLRGWLRALGRASRAEGDDCGRPRSPALPQPGEGPGGPGGPPEVSRGEERHSLESPEVARLSRGRGRPGLLTPSPTADLQSGPRIRRTRSPDLFTPLSRPPSPLSLPRPRSAPARRPPPTSGDIAPLARPHTPLSRIDVRPALDWGPQRQTLSRPPTPRRGPSSEAGGGRPPRSPQHWSQEARTQAPSGSTYLQLPPRAPGTRASMVLLPGPPLDSAFHQSLETDTLLTKLCGQDRLLRRLQEEIDQRQEEKEQLEAALELTRQQLSQTTREAAAPGRAWGRQRLLQDRLVSVRATLCHLTQERERVWDTYNSLEQELGSLRETLEYLLHLGSPQDRASAQQQLWMVEDTLAGLGGPQKPPPNAEPDSPSPALQGEESSERESLPESLEPSSSRSPEADWGRPPGGDRDLPSPRPGLGSPRVSRASSPESRRPVSPPPGTKAPLARPRMSAQEQMERIRRNQEFGRPLPRPASPRHLTLGRTLSPARRQPDREQRPVQGHSGAPKWLRSSGSWSSPRTTTPYLPTSEGHRERVLSLSQALATEASQWHRMMTGGHLDSRGDPLPPAAPPPSDPTPQVTSPPRSPVANSSNSSSAGCSHRGSGRGAGPASWEPTWESGTAPPALTQEEGAWPLRVTLLQSSF; translated from the exons ATGGAGGAGGGCAGACCCCGGAGCCGCCTCAGCCTGGCCAGCAGCGTCTCCACCATCTCCTCCCTGGGCAGCCTGAGCACCAAG aAGCCTACCCGGGCAGTAAGCAAGGTGCACGCCTTCGGGAAGAGAGGCAATGCACTCAGAAGGGACCCCAACCTCCCGGTGCACATCCGAGGCTGGCTTCATAAGCAG GACAGCTCCGGGCTGCGCCTCTGGAAACGCCGCTGGTTCGTCCTCTCCGGCCATTGCCTCTTCTATTACAAGG ACAGCCGCGAGGAGAGCGTCCTGGGCAGCGTCCTGCTGCCAAGCTACAGTATCAGGCCAGATGGGCCAGGAGCCCCCCGAGGGCGGCGCTTCACCTTCACC GCAGAGCACCCAGGCATGAGGACCTATGTTCTGGCCGCTGACACGCTGGAGGACCTGCGGGGCTGGCTGAGGGCGCTGGGCCGGGCCTCTCGCGCCGAGGGGGACGATTG CGGGCGACCCAGGTCACCTGCACTTCCCCAGCCGGGAGAGGGCCCTGGCGGCCCCGGTGGCCCCCCGGAGGtgagcagaggggaagagaggcacAGCTTAGAATCCCCGGAGGTGGCTCGGCTGTCCAGAGGTCGCGGACGACCTGGGCTGCTCACTCCCAGCCCCACAGCCGACCTCCAGTCTGGACCTCGGATCCGGAGGACTAGGAGCCCCGA CCTGTTCACACCCCTCTCTCGCCCTCCAtcccctctgagcctcccccGGCCCCGTTCTGCTCCTGCGCGCAGACCCCCTCCGACCTCGGGTGACATAGCACCTCTTGCCAGACCCCATACCCCTCTGAGTCGCATCGATGTCCGGCCTGCCCTGGATTGGGGCCCCCAGCGCCAGACACTCTCTAGGCCCCCCACTCCCCGGAGAGGACCTTCCTctgaggctgggggaggaagACCCCCCAGGAGTCCCCAGCACtggagtcaggaggccagaaCACAG GCCCCCTCTGGCTCCACGTATCTCCAGCTCCCCCCGAGAGCTCCCGGGACCCGGGCTTCCATGGTTTTATTG ccGGGTCCCCCCCTAGACTCAGCTTTTCACCAAAGCTTGGAGACAGAT ACCCTGTTGACCAAGTTGTGTGGGCAGGACCGGCTCCTGAGGAGGCTACAGGAGGAGATAGACCAGAGGCAAGAGGAGAAG GAGCAGCTAGAAGCAGCCTTGGAGTTGACCAGGCAGCAGCTGAGCCAAACAACCAGGGAGGCCGCGGCTCCAGGGAGGGCCTGGGGGCGCCAGCGCCTCCTGCAGGACCGACTGGTCAGTGTGAGGGCCACTCTGTGTCACCTGACTCAG GAGCGAGAGCGGGTTTGGGACACATACAACAGCCTGGAACAGGAACTGGGCAGCTTGAGAGAGACTCTGGAGTACCTGCTGCACCTTGGTTCCCCCCAG GACAGAGCATCTGCTCAGCAGCAACTATGGATGGTGGAAGACACGCTGGCAGGTCTGGGGGGCCCCCAGAAACCACCCCCCAACGCTGAACCTGACTCCCCATCCCCTGCACTGCAAGGCGAGGAGTCCTCAGAGAGGGAG AGCCTGCCTGAGTCCTTGGAACCGAGCTCATCCAGGTCCCCTGAGGCCGACTGGGGGCGGCCGCCCGGGGGTGACAGAGACCTCCCCAGCCCTCGCCCAG GTCTTGGATCGCCGAGGGTCTCCCGGGCCTCCAGCCCTGAGAGTCGTCGTCCTGTTTCCCCACCGCCAGGAACCAAG GCCCCCCTCGCCCGGCCTCGGATGAGTGCCCAAGAGCAGATGGAGAGAATACGCAGAAACCAGGAGTTTGGACGGCCTCTCCCTCGCCCTGCTTCCCCCCGGCACCTCACTCTGGGGAGAACACTGTCCCCAGCCAGACGCCAGCCTGACAGAGAACAAAGG CCTGTCCAGGGAcactcaggagcccccaaatGGCTCAGAAGCTCTGGATCCTGGAGCAG tcCGAGGACCACCACCCCTTATTTGCCAACATCCGAAGGTCACCGGGAGAGAGTCCTCAGCCTCTCTCAAGCTCTGGCCACTGAGGCGTCGCAGTGGCACAGAATGATGACAg GTGGACATTTGGACTCCCGAGGAGACCCTCTTCCCCCCGCGGCACCGCCTCCGTCAGA
- the PLEKHA4 gene encoding pleckstrin homology domain-containing family A member 4 isoform X4, translating to MEEGRPRSRLSLASSVSTISSLGSLSTKKPTRAVSKVHAFGKRGNALRRDPNLPVHIRGWLHKQDSSGLRLWKRRWFVLSGHCLFYYKDSREESVLGSVLLPSYSIRPDGPGAPRGRRFTFTAEHPGMRTYVLAADTLEDLRGWLRALGRASRAEGDDCGRPRSPALPQPGEGPGGPGGPPEVSRGEERHSLESPEVARLSRGRGRPGLLTPSPTADLQSGPRIRRTRSPDLFTPLSRPPSPLSLPRPRSAPARRPPPTSGDIAPLARPHTPLSRIDVRPALDWGPQRQTLSRPPTPRRGPSSEAGGGRPPRSPQHWSQEARTQAPSGSTYLQLPPRAPGTRASMVLLTLLTKLCGQDRLLRRLQEEIDQRQEEKEQLEAALELTRQQLSQTTREAAAPGRAWGRQRLLQDRLVSVRATLCHLTQERERVWDTYNSLEQELGSLRETLEYLLHLGSPQDRASAQQQLWMVEDTLAGLGGPQKPPPNAEPDSPSPALQGEESSERESLPESLEPSSSRSPEADWGRPPGGDRDLPSPRPGLGSPRVSRASSPESRRPVSPPPGTKAPLARPRMSAQEQMERIRRNQEFGRPLPRPASPRHLTLGRTLSPARRQPDREQRPVQGHSGAPKWLRSSGSWSSPRTTTPYLPTSEGHRERVLSLSQALATEASQWHRMMTGGHLDSRGDPLPPAAPPPSDPTPQVTSPPRSPVANSSNSSSAGCSHRGSGRGAGPASWEPTWESGTAPPALTQEEGAWPLRVTLLQSSF from the exons ATGGAGGAGGGCAGACCCCGGAGCCGCCTCAGCCTGGCCAGCAGCGTCTCCACCATCTCCTCCCTGGGCAGCCTGAGCACCAAG aAGCCTACCCGGGCAGTAAGCAAGGTGCACGCCTTCGGGAAGAGAGGCAATGCACTCAGAAGGGACCCCAACCTCCCGGTGCACATCCGAGGCTGGCTTCATAAGCAG GACAGCTCCGGGCTGCGCCTCTGGAAACGCCGCTGGTTCGTCCTCTCCGGCCATTGCCTCTTCTATTACAAGG ACAGCCGCGAGGAGAGCGTCCTGGGCAGCGTCCTGCTGCCAAGCTACAGTATCAGGCCAGATGGGCCAGGAGCCCCCCGAGGGCGGCGCTTCACCTTCACC GCAGAGCACCCAGGCATGAGGACCTATGTTCTGGCCGCTGACACGCTGGAGGACCTGCGGGGCTGGCTGAGGGCGCTGGGCCGGGCCTCTCGCGCCGAGGGGGACGATTG CGGGCGACCCAGGTCACCTGCACTTCCCCAGCCGGGAGAGGGCCCTGGCGGCCCCGGTGGCCCCCCGGAGGtgagcagaggggaagagaggcacAGCTTAGAATCCCCGGAGGTGGCTCGGCTGTCCAGAGGTCGCGGACGACCTGGGCTGCTCACTCCCAGCCCCACAGCCGACCTCCAGTCTGGACCTCGGATCCGGAGGACTAGGAGCCCCGA CCTGTTCACACCCCTCTCTCGCCCTCCAtcccctctgagcctcccccGGCCCCGTTCTGCTCCTGCGCGCAGACCCCCTCCGACCTCGGGTGACATAGCACCTCTTGCCAGACCCCATACCCCTCTGAGTCGCATCGATGTCCGGCCTGCCCTGGATTGGGGCCCCCAGCGCCAGACACTCTCTAGGCCCCCCACTCCCCGGAGAGGACCTTCCTctgaggctgggggaggaagACCCCCCAGGAGTCCCCAGCACtggagtcaggaggccagaaCACAG GCCCCCTCTGGCTCCACGTATCTCCAGCTCCCCCCGAGAGCTCCCGGGACCCGGGCTTCCATGGTTTTATTG ACCCTGTTGACCAAGTTGTGTGGGCAGGACCGGCTCCTGAGGAGGCTACAGGAGGAGATAGACCAGAGGCAAGAGGAGAAG GAGCAGCTAGAAGCAGCCTTGGAGTTGACCAGGCAGCAGCTGAGCCAAACAACCAGGGAGGCCGCGGCTCCAGGGAGGGCCTGGGGGCGCCAGCGCCTCCTGCAGGACCGACTGGTCAGTGTGAGGGCCACTCTGTGTCACCTGACTCAG GAGCGAGAGCGGGTTTGGGACACATACAACAGCCTGGAACAGGAACTGGGCAGCTTGAGAGAGACTCTGGAGTACCTGCTGCACCTTGGTTCCCCCCAG GACAGAGCATCTGCTCAGCAGCAACTATGGATGGTGGAAGACACGCTGGCAGGTCTGGGGGGCCCCCAGAAACCACCCCCCAACGCTGAACCTGACTCCCCATCCCCTGCACTGCAAGGCGAGGAGTCCTCAGAGAGGGAG AGCCTGCCTGAGTCCTTGGAACCGAGCTCATCCAGGTCCCCTGAGGCCGACTGGGGGCGGCCGCCCGGGGGTGACAGAGACCTCCCCAGCCCTCGCCCAG GTCTTGGATCGCCGAGGGTCTCCCGGGCCTCCAGCCCTGAGAGTCGTCGTCCTGTTTCCCCACCGCCAGGAACCAAG GCCCCCCTCGCCCGGCCTCGGATGAGTGCCCAAGAGCAGATGGAGAGAATACGCAGAAACCAGGAGTTTGGACGGCCTCTCCCTCGCCCTGCTTCCCCCCGGCACCTCACTCTGGGGAGAACACTGTCCCCAGCCAGACGCCAGCCTGACAGAGAACAAAGG CCTGTCCAGGGAcactcaggagcccccaaatGGCTCAGAAGCTCTGGATCCTGGAGCAG tcCGAGGACCACCACCCCTTATTTGCCAACATCCGAAGGTCACCGGGAGAGAGTCCTCAGCCTCTCTCAAGCTCTGGCCACTGAGGCGTCGCAGTGGCACAGAATGATGACAg GTGGACATTTGGACTCCCGAGGAGACCCTCTTCCCCCCGCGGCACCGCCTCCGTCAGA